A genomic segment from Anaeromyxobacter sp. encodes:
- a CDS encoding PD40 domain-containing protein: protein MHQARPTSASAAPRVTDRRLLRPLARLVAAALLLGAAPTWTPAAPAAAPAADDQARLLRFPDVSGDTIAFSHGGDLWTVPAAGGLARRLTSAEGLEVFPRFSPDGRFIAFTGQLDGSSDVYVVPATGGEPRRLTWYPARDNTDRMGFDNVVLGWTPDGRILFRSQRGPMGGFTGEPWAVRPEGGPVERYPIAEAGHVSFSPDGRRAAVTRIFRDFRQWKRYQGGMAQDVWLYDLASHAVEKITDWRGMDTQPMWLGGAVYFLSDRDGWKANLWRYDLASRASTRVTSFTEFDCKWAHAGADRLVFENGGLLWLLDPKDGQARQVRVTLPDEARAARTRWVKVEEQITDASLAPDGKRVAFTARGDVFTVPAEHGDVRNVTRSSGVRERNATWSPDGKWLAYFSDATGEEELYVQAQDGRSAPVKLTSGPPTWHFPPVWSPDSSRLAWSDRGLRLWWVSLADQVPVLAHTALHREIPEYAWSPDSRWLAFATETAVETQAVFLHSLDTRVSTQATADGYDSGEPVFDPEGKHLFVLSARDVAPTLGNLESSYTVNKMLRPHAITLRADLPSPFAPRSDEVKVGEAEARPEEKKGEGKAEKKPAPPVRIDLAGLAQRIVPFPVAPGNYEGLQLAKGKVTWRSLPTTELTAPGPRKGALKSFDLEKRKETELLPAVERHQVSADGTRLLYKADKVWAIAELKEGLKAGDGALKLDGLRLELDPRAEWAQIYLETWRLFRDFFYLPDQGQVDWPAMRERYRPLLAHVTHRYDLNYVLGELVAELATGHTYVGGGDMARPERVPVGTLGADLTLDAAAGRWRIGRILPAQPWIEGRATPLAAPGVKVAEGDYLLAIDGRELTGRDEPYRLLAQTPGRTVTLTVNGAPTAKGAREVSVQPLPNEWDLRYFDWVETNRQKVEQASGGRIGYLHIPDMGGRGLTEFIRQFYAQSAKAGLVVDVRANGGGFVSQMILERLRRRLMGMSNMRGQKPFTYPNAAVSGPMAAIANQYSASDGDIFPHFFRAYGLGPVVGQRTWGGVVGIRGTYSGMVDGGYSNVAEFGMYDLQRRWIIENEGVAPDLEVDNLPADLVAGRDPQLERAVEEVLKQIAAQPPGRPGPPPSKDLRDPQPPRR from the coding sequence GTGCACCAGGCCCGACCCACCTCCGCCTCCGCCGCGCCCCGCGTCACCGACCGGCGCCTCCTCCGCCCGCTGGCCCGCCTCGTCGCCGCGGCCCTCCTGCTGGGCGCCGCGCCGACCTGGACGCCGGCCGCGCCCGCCGCCGCGCCGGCGGCCGACGACCAGGCCCGCCTCCTCCGCTTCCCCGACGTGTCGGGCGACACCATCGCCTTCTCCCACGGCGGCGACCTGTGGACGGTGCCGGCCGCGGGCGGCCTGGCGCGCCGCCTCACCAGCGCCGAGGGGCTGGAGGTCTTCCCGCGCTTCTCGCCCGACGGCCGCTTCATCGCCTTCACCGGCCAGCTCGACGGCTCCTCGGACGTCTACGTGGTGCCGGCCACCGGCGGCGAGCCGCGCCGCCTCACCTGGTACCCGGCCCGCGACAACACCGACCGGATGGGCTTCGACAACGTGGTCCTCGGCTGGACGCCGGACGGGCGGATCCTCTTCCGCAGCCAGCGCGGCCCCATGGGCGGCTTCACCGGCGAGCCCTGGGCGGTGCGGCCCGAGGGCGGGCCGGTGGAGCGCTACCCCATCGCCGAGGCCGGCCACGTCAGCTTCTCGCCCGACGGCAGGCGCGCCGCGGTGACCCGCATCTTCCGCGACTTCCGCCAGTGGAAGCGCTACCAGGGCGGCATGGCCCAGGACGTCTGGCTCTACGACCTGGCCAGCCACGCGGTGGAGAAGATCACCGACTGGCGCGGCATGGACACCCAGCCGATGTGGCTGGGCGGCGCCGTCTACTTCCTCTCCGACCGCGACGGCTGGAAGGCCAACCTGTGGCGCTACGACCTGGCCAGCCGCGCCTCCACCCGCGTCACCAGCTTCACCGAGTTCGACTGCAAGTGGGCCCACGCCGGCGCCGACCGCCTGGTCTTCGAGAACGGCGGCCTGCTCTGGCTCCTCGACCCGAAGGACGGGCAGGCCCGCCAGGTCCGGGTGACCCTGCCCGACGAGGCGCGCGCCGCCCGCACCCGCTGGGTCAAGGTGGAGGAGCAGATCACCGACGCCTCGCTGGCGCCGGACGGCAAGCGGGTGGCCTTCACCGCCCGCGGCGACGTCTTCACCGTGCCGGCCGAGCACGGCGACGTCCGCAACGTCACCCGCAGCTCGGGGGTGCGCGAGCGCAACGCCACCTGGTCGCCCGACGGCAAGTGGCTGGCCTACTTCTCCGACGCCACCGGCGAGGAGGAGCTCTACGTGCAGGCGCAGGACGGCCGCTCCGCCCCCGTCAAGCTCACCAGCGGCCCTCCCACCTGGCACTTCCCGCCGGTCTGGTCGCCCGACTCCTCCCGGCTGGCCTGGAGCGACCGCGGCCTCCGGCTCTGGTGGGTCTCGCTGGCCGACCAGGTGCCGGTGCTGGCCCACACCGCCCTGCACCGCGAGATCCCCGAGTACGCCTGGTCGCCGGACTCGCGCTGGCTGGCCTTCGCCACCGAGACGGCCGTGGAGACCCAGGCCGTCTTCCTGCACTCGCTCGACACCAGGGTGAGCACCCAGGCCACCGCCGACGGCTACGACTCCGGCGAGCCGGTCTTCGATCCCGAGGGCAAGCACCTCTTCGTGCTCTCGGCGCGCGACGTGGCCCCCACCCTGGGCAACCTGGAGAGCTCCTACACGGTCAACAAGATGCTCCGGCCGCACGCCATCACCCTGCGCGCCGACCTGCCCTCCCCCTTCGCCCCGCGCAGCGACGAGGTCAAGGTCGGCGAGGCCGAGGCCAGGCCGGAGGAGAAGAAGGGCGAGGGCAAGGCCGAGAAGAAGCCGGCCCCGCCGGTGCGCATCGACCTCGCCGGCCTGGCCCAGCGCATCGTCCCGTTCCCGGTGGCGCCAGGCAACTACGAGGGGCTGCAGCTCGCCAAGGGGAAGGTCACCTGGCGCTCGCTGCCCACCACCGAGCTCACCGCGCCGGGGCCGCGCAAGGGCGCGCTCAAGAGCTTCGACCTCGAGAAGCGCAAGGAGACCGAGCTCCTGCCCGCCGTCGAGCGCCACCAGGTCTCTGCCGACGGCACCCGCCTGCTCTACAAGGCCGACAAGGTCTGGGCCATCGCCGAGCTGAAGGAGGGGCTCAAGGCCGGCGACGGGGCCCTCAAGCTCGACGGCCTCCGCCTGGAGCTCGACCCGCGCGCCGAGTGGGCCCAGATCTACCTGGAGACCTGGCGCCTCTTCCGCGACTTCTTCTACCTGCCGGACCAGGGCCAGGTGGACTGGCCGGCCATGCGCGAGCGCTACCGCCCGCTCCTGGCCCACGTGACCCACCGCTACGACCTGAACTACGTGCTCGGCGAGCTGGTGGCCGAGCTGGCCACCGGCCACACCTACGTGGGCGGCGGCGACATGGCCAGGCCGGAGCGGGTGCCGGTGGGCACCCTGGGCGCCGACCTCACGCTCGACGCCGCGGCCGGGCGCTGGCGCATCGGCCGCATCCTGCCGGCCCAGCCCTGGATCGAGGGGCGGGCCACGCCGCTGGCGGCGCCCGGGGTCAAGGTGGCCGAGGGCGACTACCTGCTGGCCATCGACGGCCGCGAGCTCACCGGCAGGGACGAGCCCTACCGGCTGCTGGCGCAGACGCCCGGCCGCACCGTCACCCTCACCGTGAACGGCGCGCCCACCGCCAAGGGGGCCCGCGAGGTGTCGGTCCAGCCGCTCCCCAACGAGTGGGACCTGCGCTACTTCGACTGGGTCGAGACCAACCGCCAGAAGGTGGAGCAGGCCTCCGGCGGCAGGATCGGCTACCTGCACATCCCCGACATGGGCGGCCGCGGCCTGACCGAGTTCATCCGGCAGTTCTACGCCCAGAGCGCCAAGGCCGGCCTGGTGGTGGACGTGCGCGCCAACGGCGGCGGCTTCGTCTCGCAGATGATCCTGGAGCGGCTGCGGCGGCGGCTCATGGGCATGAGCAACATGCGCGGCCAGAAGCCCTTCACCTACCCGAACGCCGCGGTGAGCGGCCCGATGGCGGCCATCGCCAACCAGTACTCGGCCTCCGACGGCGACATCTTCCCGCACTTCTTCCGCGCCTACGGGCTGGGACCGGTCGTCGGCCAGCGCACCTGGGGCGGCGTGGTCGGCATCCGCGGCACCTACTCCGGCATGGTGGACGGCGGCTACAGCAACGTGGCCGAGTTCGGGATGTACGACCTGCAGCGGCGCTGGATCATCGAGAACGAGGGCGTCGCCCCGGACCTGGAGGTCGACAACCTGCCGGCCGACCTGGTGGCCGGGCGCGACCCGCAGCTGGAGCGGGCGGTGGAGGAGGTGCTGAAGCAGATCGCAGCGCAGCCGCCAGGCCGCCCGGGCCCGCCGCCCTCGAAGGACCTGCGGGACCCGCAGCCGCCGCGCCGCTGA
- a CDS encoding SurA N-terminal domain-containing protein, with product MSAPGSLAGCGAAALLAALLAAWPAMGQAAEPLAARVNGAGISRQRLDRFTEEHAASQGRSAAGIQSPRVWRRLVREALDQLVDDELLGQEAVRLGHAPAPEVVERALAEARAAFPLPVQFELRLERSGFTGASFRAHLARQLAVVRLLERDLAVGVVVGDAEVHAWYLEHGEATGQPEAAAREVIRERLRRQRVEAVVVARLAALRQAARLEILVPLGDQP from the coding sequence GTGAGCGCGCCCGGTTCCCTGGCGGGCTGCGGCGCGGCGGCCCTGCTGGCGGCCCTCCTGGCCGCCTGGCCGGCCATGGGGCAGGCGGCCGAGCCGCTGGCCGCCCGGGTCAACGGCGCCGGCATCTCGCGCCAGCGGCTCGACCGCTTCACCGAGGAGCACGCCGCCTCGCAGGGGCGGAGCGCCGCCGGCATCCAGAGCCCGCGGGTCTGGCGGCGGCTGGTGCGGGAGGCGCTCGACCAGCTGGTGGACGACGAGCTGCTCGGGCAGGAGGCGGTGCGGCTGGGGCACGCGCCGGCCCCCGAGGTGGTGGAGCGCGCCCTGGCGGAGGCCCGCGCGGCCTTCCCGCTGCCGGTGCAGTTCGAGCTCAGGCTGGAGCGGAGCGGCTTCACCGGGGCCAGCTTCCGGGCCCACCTGGCGCGCCAGCTGGCGGTGGTGCGCCTGCTCGAGCGAGACCTGGCCGTCGGCGTGGTGGTGGGCGACGCGGAGGTCCACGCCTGGTACCTGGAGCACGGCGAGGCCACCGGTCAGCCGGAGGCGGCGGCCCGGGAGGTGATCCGCGAGCGGCTGCGCCGACAGCGGGTCGAGGCCGTGGTGGTGGCCCGGCTGGCGGCGCTGCGCCAGGCGGCCAGGCTGGAGATCCTGGTGCCGCTGGGGGACCAGCCGTGA
- a CDS encoding ABC transporter substrate-binding protein, whose amino-acid sequence MLLPLALALALAAPDLVGAAGTSGAPVEAGLTPLQVAGRSIYLTGRSPSGAGLTALMGTDPSPLPGSALPCAGCHGPDGRGRPEGGVVPPDITWSELIKPYGHVHPNRRHPRFDARSIGRAITEGVDPAGQRLEGTMPRYALSRGDLTALLAWLEVLERQREPGVGERSLRLATALPAGEGRLGEVGEALRVALEAALGELNAAGGLHGRRLELTAVRYDPARESGVAALARSQQVSPAFALLSGFVPGEDAALAALAERLELPLVGPYGPFTDGQGGRFTFHPLAGLRELGQVLVAWAAGRSGLGLADPALAVLHPAGAPFEAAARAAREEAVRRGWARVEVLPLPQEGLDEAGALGLRQRGVEVALVLGDDQVLASVLRAADAAAFHPWVLAPGTLAARAAADAPAGFEGRLRLAYPALPSDESEAGRAQLARLAPAGLGERHRAARTSALVATAVLAEGLRRTGRDLSRAGLVAALESLSGFDSGLSPPLGFGGQRRVGARGGHVVAVDLAGRAFRPVGGWLRLE is encoded by the coding sequence GTGCTGCTCCCCCTCGCCCTGGCGCTGGCCCTGGCCGCACCGGACCTGGTCGGGGCGGCGGGTACGTCCGGCGCGCCGGTCGAGGCGGGCCTCACGCCGCTGCAGGTCGCGGGGCGCTCCATCTACCTCACCGGCCGGAGCCCGAGCGGCGCCGGGCTGACGGCCCTCATGGGCACCGACCCCAGCCCGCTGCCCGGATCGGCGCTGCCCTGCGCCGGCTGCCACGGGCCCGACGGGCGCGGGCGGCCGGAGGGTGGGGTGGTGCCGCCGGACATCACCTGGTCCGAGCTCATCAAGCCCTACGGCCACGTCCACCCCAACCGTCGCCACCCGCGCTTCGACGCCCGCTCCATCGGCCGGGCCATCACCGAGGGGGTGGACCCGGCCGGCCAGCGCCTGGAGGGCACCATGCCGCGCTACGCCCTGTCGCGCGGCGACCTCACGGCGCTGCTGGCCTGGCTGGAGGTGCTGGAGCGCCAGCGCGAGCCGGGGGTGGGCGAGCGGTCCCTGCGCCTGGCCACCGCGCTGCCCGCCGGGGAGGGGCGGCTCGGCGAGGTCGGAGAGGCGCTGCGCGTCGCGCTCGAGGCGGCGCTCGGGGAGCTCAACGCGGCGGGTGGCCTGCACGGCCGCCGGCTGGAGCTCACGGCGGTGCGCTACGACCCGGCGCGGGAGTCCGGGGTGGCGGCGCTGGCCCGCAGCCAGCAGGTCAGCCCGGCCTTCGCGCTCCTCTCCGGCTTCGTCCCCGGGGAGGACGCCGCCCTGGCCGCGCTGGCCGAGCGGCTGGAGCTGCCGCTGGTCGGGCCCTATGGCCCCTTCACCGACGGCCAGGGCGGGCGCTTCACCTTCCACCCGCTGGCGGGCCTGCGCGAGCTGGGCCAGGTGCTGGTGGCCTGGGCGGCCGGCCGATCCGGCCTGGGCCTGGCTGATCCGGCGCTGGCGGTGCTGCACCCGGCCGGCGCGCCCTTCGAGGCGGCGGCCCGGGCGGCGCGGGAGGAGGCGGTCCGCCGGGGGTGGGCCCGCGTCGAGGTGCTGCCGCTCCCGCAGGAGGGGCTCGACGAGGCCGGGGCGCTCGGGCTGCGCCAGCGCGGCGTGGAGGTGGCCCTGGTGCTGGGTGACGATCAGGTGCTGGCCTCGGTGCTGCGCGCCGCGGACGCGGCGGCGTTCCACCCCTGGGTGCTCGCGCCCGGGACGCTGGCGGCCCGCGCGGCTGCCGACGCGCCGGCTGGCTTCGAGGGGCGGCTCCGCCTGGCCTACCCGGCACTGCCGTCCGACGAGAGCGAGGCGGGGCGGGCCCAGCTGGCGCGGCTGGCGCCGGCTGGCCTCGGGGAGCGCCACCGCGCCGCCCGCACCTCGGCGCTGGTGGCCACCGCGGTGCTGGCGGAGGGGCTGCGGCGGACTGGCCGGGACCTCAGCCGGGCCGGGCTGGTGGCGGCCCTCGAGTCGCTCTCCGGGTTCGACAGCGGGCTCTCGCCGCCGCTCGGCTTCGGCGGGCAGCGCCGGGTAGGCGCCCGCGGGGGCCACGTGGTGGCGGTGGACCTGGCGGGCCGGGCCTTCCGGCCGGTCGGCGGCTGGCTGAGGCTGGAGTGA
- a CDS encoding cytochrome D1, giving the protein MMFEPRPPPDPSSIKGFRPARAALGVLLPALLAAGGALAAPGPAAEAVQPGPQPTGQAMASPANRVVRDGLVVDFTIQRSGAASGQEGTLLEGDFAEVRFRMTDASSGQPVPGLKPAAWLDMANVVVGRGGEQKECKEKVGYYLKGVVGVRPLVDLNSYYLLVLNHDASISVIDPVVSMTGTTSLFATVALKRPGADWARDRDDRRLFVSMPKAGEVAVVDSRAFTVVGLVPAGQAPTRLALQPDGRYLWVGNDAADAASSGVTVIDVESLTVARRLATGRGHHELAFSPDGRRAFVTNRQDGTVTVIDTGRLARVADLAVGGVPIAIATSRLSRQVYVAEARAGVVQVIDPEALTVVARIQARPGLGPLRFSEDGRWGFVVNPAEQVLHVLDAASNTLVHTIPMGGQPYQVTLTRAFAYLRLLDSEQVKMVNLSSLGAGRQPTVQSFGAGSGAPMSAGELGLADAITPAASEAAVFAVNPADGNTYFYMEGMNAAMGSFGSYGHRVQAVTVVDRSLKEVAPGVYAGRLRIPVAGHYDVAFLLENPRVLHCFSADAAPNPARPQEAGLDVEYLDLPTSLDQGRTLPVRLRLSDTRSRAARADLQDVLVSWHAVPGRLQGRAMARHLGGGDYEAPVPLGKAGVYYLFVSVASLDLLPSELPFRTIQVASDGPPSAGAAR; this is encoded by the coding sequence ATGATGTTCGAGCCCCGACCCCCGCCCGATCCCAGTTCGATCAAGGGCTTCCGCCCGGCCCGGGCGGCGCTGGGGGTCCTCCTGCCGGCGCTGCTCGCCGCCGGCGGCGCGCTGGCCGCGCCGGGCCCTGCGGCTGAGGCGGTGCAGCCCGGGCCGCAGCCCACCGGCCAGGCCATGGCCTCCCCAGCCAACCGGGTGGTGCGGGACGGCCTGGTGGTGGACTTCACCATCCAGCGGTCGGGCGCGGCCAGCGGCCAGGAGGGCACGCTGCTGGAGGGCGACTTCGCCGAGGTGCGCTTCCGCATGACCGACGCCTCCAGCGGCCAGCCGGTGCCCGGGCTCAAGCCGGCCGCCTGGCTCGACATGGCCAACGTGGTGGTCGGGCGCGGCGGCGAGCAGAAGGAGTGCAAGGAGAAGGTGGGCTACTACCTGAAGGGCGTGGTGGGCGTGCGCCCCCTGGTGGACCTCAACAGCTACTACCTGCTGGTCCTCAACCACGACGCCAGCATCTCGGTCATCGACCCGGTGGTCAGCATGACCGGCACCACCAGCCTCTTCGCCACCGTGGCGCTGAAGCGGCCGGGCGCCGACTGGGCCCGCGATCGCGACGACCGGCGCCTCTTCGTCTCCATGCCCAAGGCCGGCGAGGTGGCGGTGGTGGACTCGCGCGCCTTCACGGTGGTGGGCCTGGTGCCGGCCGGCCAGGCGCCCACCCGGCTGGCCCTGCAGCCGGACGGCCGGTACCTCTGGGTGGGCAACGACGCCGCCGACGCCGCCAGCAGCGGCGTGACGGTCATCGACGTGGAGTCGCTCACGGTGGCGCGGCGCCTCGCCACCGGCCGGGGGCACCACGAGCTGGCCTTCTCCCCCGACGGGCGGCGCGCCTTCGTGACCAACCGGCAGGACGGCACCGTCACGGTGATCGACACCGGTCGGCTGGCCCGGGTGGCCGACCTGGCGGTGGGCGGGGTGCCCATCGCCATCGCCACCTCGCGCCTGTCGCGGCAGGTCTACGTGGCCGAGGCCAGGGCGGGCGTGGTGCAGGTGATCGATCCCGAGGCCCTCACGGTGGTGGCCCGCATCCAGGCCCGGCCGGGCCTGGGGCCGCTGCGCTTCTCGGAGGACGGCCGCTGGGGGTTCGTGGTGAACCCGGCCGAGCAGGTGCTGCACGTCCTCGACGCCGCCTCCAACACGCTGGTGCACACCATCCCGATGGGCGGCCAGCCCTACCAGGTGACCCTGACCCGCGCCTTCGCCTACCTGCGGCTGCTCGACTCCGAGCAGGTGAAGATGGTGAACCTCTCGAGCCTGGGGGCGGGGCGGCAGCCCACCGTGCAGTCGTTCGGGGCCGGCTCGGGGGCGCCCATGTCGGCCGGCGAGCTCGGCCTGGCCGACGCCATCACCCCGGCCGCGTCGGAGGCGGCGGTCTTCGCGGTCAACCCGGCGGACGGCAACACCTACTTCTACATGGAGGGCATGAACGCGGCCATGGGGAGCTTCGGCAGCTACGGCCACCGGGTGCAGGCGGTGACGGTGGTGGACCGGAGCCTGAAGGAGGTCGCCCCGGGGGTGTACGCCGGCAGGCTCCGCATCCCGGTGGCCGGCCACTACGACGTGGCCTTTCTGCTGGAGAACCCGCGGGTGCTCCACTGCTTCTCGGCCGACGCCGCGCCCAACCCGGCCAGGCCGCAGGAGGCCGGGCTGGACGTCGAGTACCTCGACCTGCCCACCTCCCTGGACCAGGGCCGCACCCTGCCGGTCCGCCTCCGCCTCTCCGACACCCGCAGCCGGGCGGCCCGCGCCGACCTCCAGGACGTGCTGGTCTCCTGGCATGCCGTGCCTGGCCGGCTGCAGGGGCGGGCCATGGCGCGCCACCTCGGCGGCGGGGACTACGAGGCGCCCGTGCCGCTCGGCAAGGCCGGCGTCTACTACCTCTTCGTCTCGGTGGCCTCGCTGGACCTGCTGCCGAGCGAGCTGCCCTTCCGCACCATCCAGGTCGCCAGCGACGGACCACCCAGCGCCGGCGCCGCCCGCTGA
- a CDS encoding (deoxy)nucleoside triphosphate pyrophosphohydrolase produces the protein MRRVLVVAAVVRRGAEVLISLRKPEAARGGQWEFPGGKVEAGEGEPEALRREIDEELGCGVVVGPLITRHRHRYPDLEVELAFYACRLPEGAAPRPLGVAALEWAAVGRLAGYDFCEADRPVLAAIEAFEAFEG, from the coding sequence GTGCGCCGGGTCCTGGTGGTGGCCGCGGTGGTGCGGCGCGGGGCCGAGGTCCTGATCTCGCTGCGAAAGCCGGAGGCGGCGCGCGGCGGGCAGTGGGAGTTCCCGGGCGGCAAGGTGGAGGCCGGGGAGGGTGAGCCCGAGGCGCTGCGGCGGGAGATCGACGAGGAGCTGGGCTGCGGCGTGGTGGTCGGCCCGCTCATCACCCGCCACCGCCACCGCTACCCGGACCTGGAGGTCGAGCTGGCCTTCTACGCCTGCCGCCTCCCCGAGGGCGCCGCTCCCCGGCCGCTCGGGGTGGCCGCGCTGGAGTGGGCCGCGGTCGGGCGGCTGGCCGGCTACGACTTCTGCGAGGCCGACCGACCGGTGCTGGCCGCCATCGAGGCGTTCGAAGCCTTCGAGGGGTGA
- a CDS encoding PQQ-binding-like beta-propeller repeat protein yields MTWLALALALAATPAQGGRLPPAPRALYQVAWARPLAQKALGELTPSEPGGAAVDAVTGLVVVGTRDGWLHALRADGSLAWDFQADGPFAAEPLVDGDTVYAGSHDGRLYALALGTGKERWRYDAREQLGTRPALIEGLVVVASLQDTVFAVDARTGAWKWHHRREQREGFTIRGAAAVAAGDGLVHAGYSDGTLLALEAGSGVVRWERQAAPSGSYTDVDSLVVQGGRVFAAAYSGAVVALEAATGKPLWQVLAPEATRVTMGPATLLVVTSTKVLALSPVDGRVAWSVPLEGSPGGAPRVSGRWLLVPAEQGGLRFLELASGRTVRVLDPGTGVGSSPGLAPGRAYVLSNGGLLVALDLR; encoded by the coding sequence ATGACCTGGCTGGCCCTGGCGCTGGCGCTCGCGGCCACCCCGGCGCAGGGCGGCCGCCTGCCGCCGGCGCCGCGCGCCCTCTACCAGGTGGCGTGGGCCAGGCCCCTGGCCCAGAAGGCCCTGGGCGAGCTCACGCCGTCGGAGCCCGGGGGCGCCGCGGTCGACGCGGTCACCGGCCTGGTGGTGGTGGGCACCCGCGACGGCTGGCTGCACGCGCTGCGGGCCGACGGCAGCCTGGCCTGGGACTTCCAGGCCGACGGCCCCTTCGCCGCCGAGCCGCTGGTGGACGGCGACACCGTCTACGCCGGCTCGCACGACGGCCGGCTCTACGCCCTGGCGCTCGGCACCGGGAAGGAGCGCTGGCGCTACGACGCCCGCGAGCAGCTCGGCACCCGGCCGGCGCTGATCGAGGGGCTGGTGGTGGTGGCCAGCCTGCAGGACACGGTCTTCGCGGTGGACGCCCGCACCGGCGCCTGGAAGTGGCACCACCGGCGCGAGCAGCGCGAGGGCTTCACCATCCGCGGCGCGGCGGCGGTGGCGGCCGGCGACGGCCTGGTGCACGCCGGCTACTCCGACGGTACGCTCCTGGCCCTCGAGGCCGGCAGCGGGGTGGTGCGCTGGGAGCGCCAAGCCGCGCCGTCGGGCAGCTACACCGACGTGGACTCGCTGGTGGTGCAGGGCGGTCGGGTCTTCGCGGCCGCCTACTCGGGCGCGGTGGTGGCGCTGGAGGCGGCCACCGGCAAGCCGCTCTGGCAGGTGCTGGCGCCCGAGGCGACCAGGGTGACCATGGGGCCGGCCACGCTGCTGGTGGTCACCTCGACCAAGGTCCTGGCGCTCTCGCCGGTGGACGGCCGGGTGGCCTGGAGCGTGCCCCTGGAGGGCTCGCCGGGCGGCGCGCCACGGGTCAGCGGGCGCTGGCTGCTGGTGCCGGCCGAGCAGGGCGGGCTGCGGTTCCTGGAGCTGGCCAGCGGGCGGACCGTGCGGGTGCTCGATCCGGGCACCGGCGTGGGGTCCTCTCCCGGGCTGGCGCCGGGCCGGGCCTACGTCCTGTCGAACGGCGGCCTGCTGGTCGCGCTCGACCTCAGGTAG
- the der gene encoding ribosome biogenesis GTPase Der: protein MSARPVIALVGRPNVGKSTLFNRLVGRRAAIVQDLPGVTRDRNYADLIWEGRALSVVDTGGFEPESRDRLLAQVRQQAQLATEEAAAVILVVDGRDGLTSVDRAVADLLRRTKKPLFVAVNKVDTARTEEEIPLADFYELGFGEVFAVSAEHGRGTGDLLEAVVAALNLEPAPPPAEEQEEPEEVEEGDRPTGDIRVAIVGRPNVGKSTMVNSLLGEERFVVSDIPGTTRDSLDSLVIHKGKRYVVTDTAGIRRKATISATVETYSVVRSMKAMDDAEVVAVVLDATEAGVDQDAKLLALVLEKAKVLVVVVNKWDIAEREGATQDWYRAELGKRLPFVSFAPMIFMSAKEGRGVVKLLEKAALLVEQYRARFPTPQLNELLENIQESHPPPLARGLPVKLFYVAQVAYAPPTFVINCGRPEAISDHYRRFVENRFREAFGLEVPMRLVFRERKRRKRPPRRKD from the coding sequence GTGAGCGCCCGCCCCGTCATCGCCCTGGTGGGCCGGCCCAACGTCGGCAAGTCCACCCTCTTCAACCGGCTGGTGGGCCGGCGCGCCGCCATCGTGCAGGACCTGCCCGGGGTGACCCGCGACCGCAACTACGCCGACCTGATCTGGGAGGGCCGGGCCCTCTCGGTGGTGGACACCGGCGGCTTCGAGCCGGAGTCGCGCGACCGCCTGCTGGCGCAGGTCCGGCAGCAGGCGCAGCTGGCCACCGAGGAGGCGGCCGCGGTGATCCTGGTGGTGGACGGGCGCGACGGGCTCACCAGCGTGGACCGGGCGGTGGCCGACCTGCTGCGCCGCACCAAGAAGCCGCTCTTCGTGGCGGTCAACAAGGTGGACACCGCCAGGACCGAGGAGGAGATCCCGCTGGCCGACTTCTACGAGCTCGGCTTCGGCGAGGTCTTCGCGGTCTCGGCCGAGCACGGCCGCGGCACCGGCGACCTGCTCGAGGCGGTGGTGGCGGCGCTCAACCTGGAGCCGGCCCCCCCGCCGGCCGAGGAGCAGGAGGAGCCCGAGGAGGTGGAGGAGGGCGACCGCCCCACCGGCGACATCCGGGTGGCCATCGTGGGCCGGCCCAACGTCGGCAAGTCCACCATGGTGAACTCGCTGCTCGGCGAGGAGCGCTTCGTGGTCTCGGACATCCCCGGGACCACCCGCGACTCGCTCGACAGCCTGGTGATCCACAAGGGCAAGCGCTACGTGGTGACCGACACGGCGGGCATCCGGCGCAAGGCCACCATCTCCGCCACGGTGGAGACCTACTCGGTGGTCCGCTCCATGAAGGCCATGGACGACGCCGAGGTGGTGGCGGTGGTGCTGGACGCCACCGAGGCCGGCGTGGACCAGGACGCCAAGCTGCTGGCCCTGGTGCTGGAGAAGGCCAAGGTGCTGGTGGTGGTGGTCAACAAGTGGGACATCGCCGAGCGCGAGGGCGCCACCCAGGACTGGTACCGCGCCGAGCTCGGCAAGCGGCTCCCCTTCGTCTCCTTCGCCCCCATGATCTTCATGTCGGCCAAGGAGGGGCGTGGGGTGGTGAAGCTGCTGGAGAAGGCGGCCCTGCTGGTGGAGCAGTACCGGGCCCGCTTCCCCACGCCGCAGCTCAACGAGCTGCTGGAGAACATCCAGGAGTCGCACCCGCCGCCGCTGGCGCGCGGGCTGCCGGTCAAGCTGTTCTACGTGGCCCAGGTGGCCTACGCGCCCCCCACCTTCGTCATCAACTGCGGGCGGCCCGAGGCCATCTCGGACCACTACCGCCGCTTCGTGGAGAACCGCTTCCGCGAGGCCTTCGGCCTCGAGGTGCCGATGCGGCTGGTGTTCCGGGAGCGCAAGCGCAGGAAGCGCCCGCCCAGGCGCAAGGACTGA